The genome window CAGTTGTCCCGGCCCGTTGGATCGCTTCCAGAATCTGCGTCATCGCCGCATAGCCGTGGTAGCAGCGCGAGGTGGGGGTGTGATGGTACTTCTCGATCACGCCTTGAATAAACCGCCGGGAGCTTTCGCTGTTGATCTTCGGGTCCCAGATCAGTCCCCAGATTCCCGCGTTGTTGGCATAGCCAAGCGGGCGGCCGATCTGCTCTCCGCCGATCATCCCACCCACTCCGATCTGCTCCTTGACCAGCCCCGCCGCGGTATAGGCCTTCAGGGCATGAACGAGATCCCAGCCATAGAGATTCAGGATGACGGCGCTGGGTTTGGCCGTTTTGGCTTGAGCCAGCGCGGTTGTGAAGTCGGTGGTTCCGAAGGGCGTGCGAACGGAGCCAACCACTTCGCCACCTTCGGCCAGGAGTGCCTCGGCCATGGCCTGCTCTGCGGCCTGGCCGTCCATCGTCTCCGCCGTGACCATGAACCAGCGATTCCCGTAGGTCTTCACGAGATGGGGCGTGACGGCCCTGGACAACATCCTGGCACTTGGCATGAAGACGAACGTGTGCGAGTTGCACCCGCCCCCGTCAGCTCCGGCACATGCGCGCCGGTCACCATGAAGAGCCTATTCTCCTTCTTGGCCAGGTCAGAAACGGCGAGTGCGACCTCTCCATTGAAGGTGCCCATGAGGGCATCCACTCGGTCTTCCTTGATGAACTTGGTGGCGGCTTTCAATGCGGTCTGAACATTCGAGGCGTCGTCGGCTTCCAGAATCGCGACCTGGCGTCCCAGCACCCCGCCATCCTTGTTGACACGATCTACTGCCACCGTCGCCCCATGCACATCGTGAACCGAGGAGGTTTTATAGGGGTTGGATAGCGGGTCGAGGATGCCGATCTTGATGGATTCGCCCGCGTACGCGACGCGTGGTCCGGATGACCGTCCCAACACCTGCGCGGCCAGATTGCTGAACGCCAGCGTACCGCTGGTTGCCGCCGCCAGTTGCAAAAACCGTCTGCGAGAAATCGTATTCATGGGTCACCTCTCTGGTTGTGAGACGCGGTTATGTGCGCATGCCGGAATCTGCATATGCCAATCCGCCCGTATCGCAAGCGGGCTGTCACGCTGGAGCCGTTCATTTGCTATAGGCGCGCAGTTGCGCCTCAAGTTCGGCTATCCGCTTTCGCAGCGGTTCTGCCAGTTCTTCGACCTCACCAATCGAGTAGCGGGGCGTGATGTACTTGGGGCAGTTCCAGTCGAACGACACGATGTCGATGAAGACCAGGCGCTCCACGCTCGACCGCATGTTCGAGTCGGCGATCTGCGCGACGAGTTCCGGATGGAAACGGGCGTCCTCGACGCGGGCATGACCAAGGATTTTCAGCCGCGCGCGATTCTTGTAGTCCATGAGAAACAGCGCGACACGGTCGTTTACGGACACGTTGCCGGTCGTGAGCAATTGTCGATTTCCTTTGTAATCGGCGAACGCCAGAGTCGTGTCGTCGATGACGCGCAAAAACCCCTGAGCCCCCCCGCGATGCTGGATGTAGGGCCATCCGCTTTCGCTGATGGATCCCAGGTAGAAGCTGTCTCGCGCCGCAATGAACTCGGCTTCGGCCTGGCTGAGCGGGTCCCGTTCGTGTGCGCCGGTGATCACGCCCGCTCGTCCGTAATACTGCTGCTGCGCACGGCACACCGAATCCGTAAATGTCAGGTCGAGATATTTCGTTGCCATCGTGGCACCCCTTGCAAGCGTCAGCCCTCTGGCGGCCAGGAGTGGACTCCTGGCCGCCTCAATGAGGGAGTCTTAAAATACGATCGTTTTCCACCCGTCCACCATATACTGGCGGAGGCTCAAGAGGCCGGATGTTCCGGCGAGGGCATTGTCCTTCTTCAGCGGCACACCGCACGCTTCCACACCGTCCTTGGCTCCAAAGACATCCGCGCATCCGCAGGAGGCACCCTGCACGACGTCACGTACCGAGTTGTAGAGGCCGTTGGCTGGGTGGGTCAGCTTCGTGAGTTCCGCCGGCCACCGCGTGCCGGCGCCGTTGAACACCACGGCCACCTCATCCCCCTTCTGTTTGCTTTCGGCTGCGACCGCCAGTGCGTTAAAAACTCGGCCGAGTGCTTCCTCTGAGCCGCTCTTCGGATCGGACATGATAATGATGGCTGTTTTCATGGGTCCTCCTTGGTTAGAGATGGTGAGACTATTGATACGAATCATTACTTGAGCGCCGAGAGAATCTTGACCGTCTGAGCGGTGCTCCACACATCACTCGCGATCAAGCGGAAGTTCACAAACGCCGCTTCATAGCCATCGAACCCCGGTAGCTTGGCGGCCGCCGTGGCATCGGTGACCACGACGACCTCGAATCCCTGTTCCAGCAGCTCGCGCAGATGCGATTCTGTGCAGAGATTCGCCGACATCCCGGCGAGGACCACTTGGCTGATATCGGCTTTGCGGAGTTGCAGAATGAGATCGTTTGTCTCAGGCCCGAACACTTTGTGCGGGCTGGTCACTACTGTACGGCCGTCTTCGATATAGGGTTTGTAGCGGTCCAGCCAGTCGGCGCCCGATCCGGCAAACCCCTCCTGCGTCAACGCCCCCTTACGATCGAACATCCCGATGTTGTGCATGAGCACTTCCAGAGCACCGCCGAACTTCCACTGGTGGTCATGTGGATAGTAATAGTGCGGGCTGACGAAGACCGGCACACCGCTCGCTCTGGCTGCTTTGAAGAGACTCTCGATGTTCTCGACCGTGTGGTTCTCCTGCACGCTCTGGCCGACCACACCCCAGGCCACTCCCTTCGGGCTGAGGAAATCGTTTTGGGGATCGGTGATCACCACGGCCACCCGGCCCTTCTTGGGTGTCAGGCCGGGGCGAGGGACCGGCGCATCCTCCCGTGGCCCGGCATAGTGTGACACGGTCGGTTTCGGGTCCTGTGCGTACACTGCTGATGTCAGGGGAAGATTCACGACAACAGCCGTGAGAGACGTGACGATTAAACGAATAAACAGGGTCATGATGGCATCCTTTCTACGCGTTGATGAAGGTACATTCTTTGACGCGCCATGCGTCTTCTGCCTCTAGCCGCAGGCGCAAGAAGAGGCGGCGCATCCATGCGTGAGTGTGATCTCCGGAAAGTCGATGACAGTGCTGGCGATATGGTTGACGTAGTTGCTGAAGATGTTCAGCGCGACATGGGCCGCCGTCTCGATGACCTCGCCGTCGGTCAGCCCGGCAGTACGCGCCTGTTCAAGCTCTGTGGCCCCGAGCTCCCCGCGTTGCACGACGATGTGGCGCGCCAGCTTGAGAATGGCATCGGTCCGGTTGTCGGTTGCGTTGGCCTGCCGGGCATCGGCGAGGTCCTGCTGGGCGAGCCCCAGCTTGCCGCCGATGAATGTGTGGGCGCTGAGACAGTAGGCGCATTGATTGGCCTCGGCGACCGCGATGGCGATCAATTCGCGGACCTTCGGGCTCAAGCTTCCGTCCGCAAGCGCGGCGTTAAAGCTGAGGTAGCCTTGGAGCGCAGCCGGAGCGTTGCCCAAGACACGAATCAGGTTGGGCACCACACCCAATTTCCCCTGCACGCCCTCGAAGAGCGCTTTGGCCGGTCCAGTGGTGGTCTGGGGATCGAGATGTGCGATGCGATTCATACGTTCCTCCTTTGTGAGTGGATCTGATTTGCTGCAGCCGCATTCAATAGCCATCGCTAGAGCAGATGGCGTGCCTGATCGGAGATGCGTAATAAGATATTGAAAAGACAATACTTAAATTGATTTTTCTCGTCTGGCAGTAGCAACGACTATTCGTAGATTACGATTAGTCGTTGAATGTGTGCATGAAATATCGTAGCCTGTACGCATCAATGGATCCCCGCAAACTTTCACAAGTGATGGTTTCCACTGCTCAACAACGCGGGCTTGATGCGGTGCTGCGCACGATTACCGACGGCATTGCACAGTGTCCGAACACCGTTCTGACTCGTATCTGGCTCGCTGAGTCGGATTCGCTCTGCGAGGTGTGTCGAAGTCGGAACGATACCTCCGACATCACCCGGTCCTTGCACCTCGTGGCGAGCGCCGGCGTCCCGCACGATCCGCAGGCTGATTACGGCCGCCTGGACGGCGCCTTTCATCGGTTTCCCATGGGAGAGCGAAAAATTGGGCGTGTGGTTTCGACCGGCGAGCCTCTCCGGCTGGCTGGGCTTCGCGGTGATGAGGAGTGGATCGCTAATCCTGCCTGGTTCGCGCACGAGGGAGTCCGGACCTTCGCGGCGCAGCCCTTGATCTTCCGGGATGATGTCCTCGGAGTGCTGGCGCTCTTCGACCGCGGCTTGCTCGACGAGGAAGCCTTCGAGTGGCTTCGCATATTCGCCGATTACGCAGCGGTCAGCATCGCGAACGCTCGAGCGTTCGATGAGATCAGCCTGCTGCGCACCCGGCTGGAAGAGGAGAACCTCTACCTGCGCGAGGAGGTCACGGCTGCCCTTGGGATGGGAGAATTCGTCGGAGAAAGCCAGGCGCTCCAGCACGTCCTCCGTCAAGTTCAGCTAGTCGCG of Nitrospira defluvii contains these proteins:
- a CDS encoding ABC transporter substrate-binding protein, producing MNTISRRRFLQLAAATSGTLAFSNLAAQVLGRSSGPRVAYAGESIKIGILDPLSNPYKTSSVHDVHGATVAVDRVNKDGGVLGRQVAILEADDASNVQTALKAATKFIKEDRVDALMGTFNGEVALAVSDLAKKENRLFMVTGAHVPELTGAGATRTRSSSCQVPGCCPGPSRPIS
- a CDS encoding carboxymuconolactone decarboxylase family protein gives rise to the protein MNRIAHLDPQTTTGPAKALFEGVQGKLGVVPNLIRVLGNAPAALQGYLSFNAALADGSLSPKVRELIAIAVAEANQCAYCLSAHTFIGGKLGLAQQDLADARQANATDNRTDAILKLARHIVVQRGELGATELEQARTAGLTDGEVIETAAHVALNIFSNYVNHIASTVIDFPEITLTHGCAASSCACG
- a CDS encoding pyridoxamine 5'-phosphate oxidase family protein translates to MATKYLDLTFTDSVCRAQQQYYGRAGVITGAHERDPLSQAEAEFIAARDSFYLGSISESGWPYIQHRGGAQGFLRVIDDTTLAFADYKGNRQLLTTGNVSVNDRVALFLMDYKNRARLKILGHARVEDARFHPELVAQIADSNMRSSVERLVFIDIVSFDWNCPKYITPRYSIGEVEELAEPLRKRIAELEAQLRAYSK
- a CDS encoding cysteine hydrolase translates to MTLFIRLIVTSLTAVVVNLPLTSAVYAQDPKPTVSHYAGPREDAPVPRPGLTPKKGRVAVVITDPQNDFLSPKGVAWGVVGQSVQENHTVENIESLFKAARASGVPVFVSPHYYYPHDHQWKFGGALEVLMHNIGMFDRKGALTQEGFAGSGADWLDRYKPYIEDGRTVVTSPHKVFGPETNDLILQLRKADISQVVLAGMSANLCTESHLRELLEQGFEVVVVTDATAAAKLPGFDGYEAAFVNFRLIASDVWSTAQTVKILSALK
- a CDS encoding DsrE family protein → MKTAIIIMSDPKSGSEEALGRVFNALAVAAESKQKGDEVAVVFNGAGTRWPAELTKLTHPANGLYNSVRDVVQGASCGCADVFGAKDGVEACGVPLKKDNALAGTSGLLSLRQYMVDGWKTIVF
- a CDS encoding ABC transporter substrate-binding protein produces the protein MLSRAVTPHLVKTYGNRWFMVTAETMDGQAAEQAMAEALLAEGGEVVGSVRTPFGTTDFTTALAQAKTAKPSAVILNLYGWDLVHALKAYTAAGLVKEQIGVGGMIGGEQIGRPLGYANNAGIWGLIWDPKINSESSRRFIQGVIEKYHHTPTSRCYHGYAAMTQILEAIQRAGTTDTQALIRALEGHEFDGLKEGRSYFRAQDHQHVQDVLVGKAYGKELGLGHYQLLATVFGDPVASTQTQNACAL